The proteins below are encoded in one region of Limnochorda pilosa:
- a CDS encoding cytochrome C oxidase subunit IV family protein produces the protein MSEPMTPQAQGPAVQPGTQAGHDAGSGLYVRTWLWLLGLTIVEIAVASLSLPRGVTVGLLVVLALMKGALIMAYFMHLRFERLTFVYAVLSPLILAVALLAGIAPDAFTRLP, from the coding sequence GTGTCCGAACCGATGACCCCTCAAGCTCAGGGCCCCGCGGTGCAACCAGGCACCCAGGCCGGCCACGATGCAGGGTCCGGGCTGTACGTCCGCACCTGGCTCTGGCTCCTGGGGCTCACCATCGTGGAGATCGCAGTGGCCTCGCTGTCGCTGCCCCGGGGCGTGACGGTAGGGCTCCTGGTGGTGCTGGCCCTGATGAAGGGGGCGCTGATCATGGCGTACTTCATGCACCTGCGGTTCGAGCGGCTCACCTTCGTGTACGCGGTGCTCTCGCCCCTGATCCTGGCGGTGGCCCTCCTCGCGGGGATTGCCCCCGACGCCTTCACCCGTCTGCCCTGA
- a CDS encoding FAD-binding oxidoreductase, giving the protein MHWRERLQALFGERAQFQGDVLSEHGRDGGASAGFGPFLHTRPSAVVWPESAGEVIELVRIAAEAGVPLVPRGGATSPWGGALPVRGGIAVNFSRMARVLEVDPTTQTVTVEPGVTWNRVEEALLAHSLALRLLPTSAPRSTVGGWVAEDGAGLGSYQYGYLHSNLQSVEMVTATGETLRSAGNDLRLVCGLEGITGLITRVTLKVAREAPLSVWALAYLSQAELIRALHLVFDSDWPLWHVAFRNAEASNEAPVGANRHGFADDMGILVLMSRDPDRHALDAQVDALARFTGGRVLAPHQAVAEWDDRFAAMESSLVIPGALQRRLVLPRYGLTPLVEDLAELQHPVALQGVGVMGEEVAVHAFAPSFLSRRQAERALATLEERVGRYGGHPYSIGLLRAHEAARILGPRQMRELIAWKKRYDPRHLLNPGKVLPSPGISWRVRAALAWSHVVGTPGPAAVPSRPEGERVRPETRVS; this is encoded by the coding sequence GTGCACTGGCGAGAACGGCTTCAGGCCCTGTTCGGCGAGAGGGCTCAGTTCCAGGGCGACGTCCTTTCCGAGCACGGGCGCGACGGCGGTGCCTCCGCGGGATTCGGCCCCTTCCTCCACACCCGGCCCTCGGCGGTGGTCTGGCCTGAGAGCGCCGGTGAAGTGATAGAGCTGGTGCGGATCGCGGCCGAGGCCGGCGTGCCGCTGGTACCGCGCGGCGGGGCCACCAGCCCGTGGGGCGGGGCGCTTCCCGTACGCGGCGGAATCGCGGTCAACTTCTCCCGCATGGCCCGGGTGCTCGAGGTGGACCCCACCACCCAGACGGTGACGGTGGAGCCGGGCGTGACCTGGAACCGGGTGGAGGAAGCCCTCCTCGCCCACAGCCTGGCGCTGCGCCTGCTCCCCACCAGCGCGCCTCGAAGCACGGTGGGCGGTTGGGTGGCCGAGGACGGGGCCGGGTTGGGAAGCTATCAGTACGGCTACCTCCACTCCAACCTCCAGTCGGTGGAGATGGTGACCGCCACCGGCGAGACCTTGAGGTCAGCAGGGAACGACCTGCGGCTCGTCTGCGGCCTGGAGGGCATCACCGGCCTCATCACCCGCGTCACCCTCAAGGTGGCCCGGGAGGCGCCCCTGAGCGTCTGGGCCCTGGCCTACCTGAGCCAGGCGGAGCTGATCCGGGCCCTGCACCTGGTCTTCGACTCGGACTGGCCCCTCTGGCACGTGGCCTTCCGGAACGCCGAGGCCAGCAACGAGGCGCCGGTGGGGGCCAACCGGCACGGGTTTGCCGACGACATGGGCATCCTGGTGCTGATGAGCCGCGACCCGGACCGCCATGCGCTGGACGCCCAGGTGGACGCGCTGGCCCGCTTCACGGGCGGCCGGGTTCTGGCCCCGCACCAGGCGGTGGCCGAGTGGGACGACCGGTTCGCCGCCATGGAGAGCAGCCTGGTGATTCCCGGTGCGCTGCAGCGCCGGCTGGTGCTGCCTCGTTACGGGCTCACGCCCCTGGTGGAGGACCTGGCCGAGCTCCAGCACCCCGTGGCGCTGCAGGGCGTGGGCGTCATGGGTGAGGAGGTGGCCGTGCACGCCTTCGCCCCCAGCTTCCTCTCCCGGCGGCAGGCCGAGCGGGCCCTGGCCACCCTGGAGGAACGGGTGGGCCGTTACGGCGGCCACCCCTACTCGATCGGTCTCCTGCGGGCCCATGAGGCGGCACGGATCCTGGGCCCCCGCCAAATGCGGGAGCTCATCGCCTGGAAGAAGCGCTACGATCCCCGGCACCTGCTGAACCCGGGGAAGGTCCTGCCCAGCCCGGGCATCAGCTGGCGGGTGCGGGCCGCCCTGGCCTGGAGCCACGTGGTGGGCACACCGGGACCCGCGGCGGTCCCCTCCAGGCCGGAGGGGGAACGGGTACGCCCCGAGACCCGGGTGAGCTAG
- a CDS encoding HAD family hydrolase produces the protein MRAARPAVPLDGRKLVLFDLYGTLVHARERPAEVYRRALAELGLFPPDAILEQAVQAALEAYWMQRAECRTLEAVGLAREAMAQAVLETVAPSREPEERRSLARAFEPTFGRMRSWYAAYDDVLPVLERLSARGLRLGVLSNWDASALQLLRELDLDRFFDVVVISIPEGVEKPDPAIFRLALQRAGVGAGEAVMVGDTYEDDILPARELGLLAVHLTRRGRPGGRPDAGGLSVPGGADAAPDGVVAIDSLLALAPDPAA, from the coding sequence ATGCGCGCAGCGCGACCCGCCGTCCCCCTCGACGGGCGCAAGCTGGTCCTTTTCGACCTCTACGGGACCCTCGTCCACGCCCGGGAGCGACCGGCGGAGGTCTACCGCCGCGCCCTGGCGGAGCTGGGTCTCTTCCCTCCCGATGCGATCCTGGAGCAGGCCGTGCAGGCTGCACTGGAGGCCTACTGGATGCAGCGGGCCGAGTGCCGCACGCTGGAGGCGGTGGGGCTGGCCCGGGAAGCGATGGCCCAGGCGGTGCTCGAAACGGTGGCGCCCAGCCGGGAGCCGGAGGAGCGCCGGTCCCTGGCCCGGGCCTTCGAGCCCACCTTCGGCCGGATGCGCAGCTGGTACGCCGCCTACGACGACGTCCTGCCGGTGCTGGAGCGCCTGAGCGCCCGCGGCCTTCGCCTGGGGGTGCTCTCCAACTGGGACGCGTCGGCGCTCCAGCTCCTGCGTGAGCTGGACCTGGACCGGTTCTTCGACGTGGTGGTCATCTCCATTCCCGAAGGGGTGGAAAAGCCCGACCCCGCCATCTTCCGGCTGGCCCTGCAGCGGGCCGGCGTCGGCGCCGGCGAGGCGGTCATGGTGGGCGATACCTACGAGGACGACATCCTGCCGGCCCGGGAACTGGGGCTCCTGGCCGTCCACCTGACGCGCCGGGGCCGGCCTGGCGGCCGGCCCGACGCTGGGGGTCTCTCGGTTCCGGGCGGGGCAGATGCCGCGCCCGATGGCGTGGTAGCAATCGATTCACTCTTGGCGCTCGCGCCCGATCCTGCCGCCTAG
- the coxB gene encoding cytochrome c oxidase subunit II, whose product MLRDPAEERRPNRVGSAAGLLIWAILAAAVTSFVYALGHWWRPPLVSIEGGGIDRLFNAILVIIGTVFILVQAALGFFLVRFADRGVGRASYWHENTRLELAWTLIPAAILVVLTVLGGGLWLQVHGAPPPDAATVQVVAQQFGWNFHYPGADGVLGTIRPGSGSGRNPIGLDRNAQGASDDLVASELHLVVGRPVRLLLTSKDVIHSLYIPDVRFKQDAVPGRVTQVWFTPTETGTYPIACAELCGVGHYLMGSRLVVETQEEYDAWLAARAQ is encoded by the coding sequence ATGCTGAGAGATCCAGCGGAAGAGAGACGTCCCAACCGCGTCGGCTCGGCAGCCGGCCTGCTCATCTGGGCGATCCTGGCGGCGGCGGTGACCTCGTTCGTCTACGCCCTGGGGCACTGGTGGCGGCCTCCTCTGGTCTCGATCGAGGGGGGCGGCATCGATCGTCTCTTCAACGCGATCCTGGTCATCATCGGAACCGTCTTCATCCTGGTTCAGGCGGCGCTTGGGTTCTTCCTCGTCCGCTTCGCGGACCGGGGCGTGGGCCGGGCCAGCTACTGGCACGAAAACACCCGGCTCGAGCTCGCCTGGACCCTGATCCCCGCTGCGATCCTGGTGGTCCTCACCGTCCTGGGGGGTGGGCTCTGGCTCCAGGTGCACGGGGCGCCTCCCCCGGACGCGGCCACGGTCCAGGTGGTGGCCCAGCAGTTCGGCTGGAACTTCCACTACCCGGGCGCAGACGGGGTACTGGGCACCATCCGGCCCGGCTCGGGCTCGGGCCGGAACCCCATCGGGCTCGACCGGAATGCCCAGGGGGCCTCGGACGACCTGGTAGCCTCCGAGCTCCACCTGGTGGTAGGGCGCCCGGTGCGCCTTCTCCTCACCTCGAAGGACGTGATCCACAGCCTCTACATCCCGGACGTCCGCTTCAAGCAGGACGCGGTGCCGGGCCGGGTCACCCAGGTGTGGTTCACGCCCACCGAGACAGGCACCTATCCCATCGCCTGTGCGGAGCTTTGCGGGGTGGGTCACTACCTGATGGGGTCCCGGCTGGTGGTGGAGACCCAGGAGGAGTACGACGCGTGGCTGGCGGCCCGGGCCCAGTAA
- a CDS encoding cytochrome c oxidase subunit 3 gives METAPQAPVSRWEGATSFFQVPWGKLMMWLFLLSDTLTFAGLVAGYGFLRAASETWPAQGEIFNLGLVGFMTFVLICSSATMAAAVGAARRGDPLKAGRLLGLTVAGGLLFLGMQGYEWTHFILEGARLGTNPWGVPLFSTTFFVITGFHGFHVLAGVVYLTTVTYRTLQGRFGADGVESAGLYWHFVDLVWVFIFTFLYLV, from the coding sequence GTGGAGACAGCACCACAGGCACCGGTCTCCCGGTGGGAGGGGGCCACCTCGTTCTTCCAGGTCCCCTGGGGCAAGCTCATGATGTGGCTCTTCCTGCTCTCGGACACCCTCACCTTTGCCGGCCTGGTAGCCGGCTACGGGTTCCTGAGGGCCGCGAGCGAAACCTGGCCCGCCCAGGGTGAGATCTTCAACCTGGGGCTCGTCGGGTTCATGACCTTCGTCCTCATCTGCAGCAGCGCCACCATGGCCGCCGCCGTGGGCGCCGCCCGGCGCGGCGACCCTCTGAAGGCCGGACGGCTCCTGGGGCTGACGGTGGCCGGCGGCCTCCTCTTCCTGGGGATGCAAGGCTACGAGTGGACCCACTTCATCCTCGAAGGCGCCCGGTTGGGCACCAACCCCTGGGGCGTCCCTCTCTTCAGCACCACCTTCTTCGTGATCACGGGCTTCCACGGCTTTCACGTGCTGGCGGGGGTCGTCTACCTCACCACGGTCACCTACCGGACCCTCCAGGGGCGCTTCGGCGCCGACGGCGTGGAGTCGGCCGGCCTCTACTGGCACTTCGTGGACCTGGTGTGGGTCTTCATCTTCACCTTCCTCTACCTCGTGTGA
- a CDS encoding cytochrome c oxidase subunit I, whose product MPMAVVQEHLHQEQRLSFWRRYVFSMDHKVIGIQYLATSMGMAVLGGTLAMIIRLALGWPEASGVTPASYLGTVTMHGTIMVFFVLSAALTGGFGNFLIPLQIGARDMAYPFLNMASYWLYPISIAVLLASYFVPGGPPISGWTAYPPLSALAQAGSGVGQVLWLVSLAILILAFLFGSLNYITTILQLRTRGMSLLRMPLTSWGLFITSILSLLSFPVLLAAAIMLLFDRAGGTSFFLPASVVINGVQVTASGGDPLLYQHLFWFLGHPEVYILILPAMGMVSDILANNARKPIFGYRAMVLSIAVIAFLSFLVWGHHMFVSGMHPLLGTAFMTTTLFIAIPSAIKVFNWLATLWRGKLRFTPQMLFAIGFVSLFVTGGLTGMILGSPALNMYVHDTYFVVAHFHFVMGSASLFGIFAGIYHWFPKMFGRKMNERLGRLHFWIALPATYATFFPMHFAGIGGMMRRIFSTQFYDYLAGFQGLNQFVSVAAFVMGAAHMLFLVNFVWSLRYGERAEANPWGATSLEWQTSSPPPHDNFEGETPEVHRWAYDYSVPGADDDFVPQTEPEAAPVGVPGR is encoded by the coding sequence ATGCCGATGGCGGTCGTTCAGGAGCACCTGCACCAGGAGCAGCGCCTCAGTTTCTGGCGCAGGTACGTCTTCAGCATGGATCACAAGGTGATCGGCATCCAGTACCTGGCCACGTCGATGGGGATGGCCGTGCTGGGCGGCACGCTGGCCATGATCATCCGCCTGGCCCTGGGCTGGCCTGAGGCGTCGGGGGTCACGCCGGCCTCCTATCTGGGCACGGTGACCATGCACGGCACCATCATGGTCTTCTTCGTGCTCAGCGCCGCGCTGACGGGTGGATTCGGCAACTTCCTGATCCCCCTTCAGATCGGCGCGCGCGACATGGCCTACCCCTTCCTCAACATGGCCTCCTACTGGCTCTACCCCATCTCCATCGCGGTCCTGCTCGCCTCCTACTTCGTGCCCGGGGGCCCGCCCATCAGCGGCTGGACGGCCTACCCGCCCTTGAGCGCCCTGGCGCAGGCGGGTTCGGGCGTGGGCCAGGTGCTCTGGCTGGTGAGCCTGGCGATCCTGATCCTGGCCTTTCTGTTCGGGTCGCTCAACTACATCACCACCATCCTCCAGCTCCGCACCCGGGGGATGTCGCTGCTGCGCATGCCCTTGACGAGCTGGGGCCTCTTCATCACCTCGATCCTCTCGCTCCTCTCCTTCCCCGTCCTGCTGGCGGCGGCGATCATGCTCCTCTTCGACCGTGCCGGCGGCACCAGCTTCTTCCTGCCCGCGAGCGTGGTCATCAACGGGGTGCAGGTGACGGCCTCGGGCGGTGACCCCCTCCTCTACCAGCACCTCTTCTGGTTCCTGGGCCACCCGGAGGTCTACATCCTGATCCTGCCGGCCATGGGCATGGTCTCCGACATCCTGGCCAACAACGCCCGCAAGCCCATCTTCGGCTACCGGGCCATGGTGCTCAGCATCGCGGTCATCGCCTTCCTGAGCTTCCTGGTGTGGGGGCACCACATGTTCGTGAGCGGCATGCACCCGCTACTGGGGACGGCCTTCATGACCACCACCCTCTTCATCGCGATCCCGTCGGCCATCAAGGTCTTCAACTGGCTGGCCACCCTCTGGCGGGGGAAGCTGCGCTTCACGCCCCAGATGCTCTTCGCCATCGGCTTCGTCTCGCTCTTCGTGACCGGAGGCCTCACGGGCATGATCCTGGGCTCGCCGGCCTTGAACATGTACGTCCACGACACCTACTTCGTGGTCGCCCACTTCCACTTCGTCATGGGCAGCGCCTCGCTCTTCGGCATCTTCGCCGGCATCTACCACTGGTTCCCCAAGATGTTCGGCCGCAAGATGAACGAGCGCCTGGGACGGCTCCACTTCTGGATCGCCCTGCCCGCCACTTACGCCACCTTCTTCCCCATGCACTTCGCCGGGATCGGCGGCATGATGCGGCGGATCTTCTCGACCCAGTTCTACGACTACCTGGCGGGCTTCCAGGGGTTGAACCAGTTCGTCTCCGTCGCCGCATTCGTGATGGGGGCCGCGCACATGCTGTTCCTGGTGAACTTCGTCTGGAGCCTTCGCTACGGTGAGCGCGCCGAGGCGAACCCCTGGGGTGCCACCTCGCTCGAGTGGCAGACGTCGTCACCGCCGCCCCACGATAACTTCGAGGGCGAGACCCCCGAGGTCCACCGCTGGGCGTACGATTACAGCGTACCCGGGGCGGACGACGACTTCGTTCCCCAGACCGAGCCTGAGGCGGCTCCGGTGGGGGTGCCCGGACGGTAG
- a CDS encoding dihydroorotase, which translates to MRFQLEGARIYDPTSSLRLPPAGPGELPRGNLQVEDGRIVAAGAELPAGGARVLDATGLVLAPGLADLHVHFRDPGEEAKEDLVSGGRAAVAGGFAHVVTMANTRPPIDEVPRLRDLITRSGASPVRIHPAAAVTRGLGGESLTEMVRLAEAGACAFTDDGRPLPDARMARLAMRYSTLAGRPLLLHAEDPSLSAGGVMRLGLAATRMGLKGIPATSEEVAIAREIALARETGARIHLQHLSTARAVELVRQAKEEGLPVTAEVTPHHLALTDEAVARWGASAKMNPPLGTAADREALRQALAQGLIDCIATDHAPHSREEKDQELDLAPFGVVGLETALGVVLTELVHTGLLDLARALHLLTAGPAAILDLPAGRLDVGGPADLVLIDPWERWTVEPERFASKGRHTPFAGAVLTGRAVATWVGGRLQAVGGRPVDDEAEGWRALEAHLAGRAGAGDPGARPAGETPEPRSLWRAERARTPA; encoded by the coding sequence GTGCGATTTCAGCTTGAAGGAGCCCGGATCTACGACCCCACGTCGAGCCTGCGCCTGCCCCCGGCCGGTCCGGGCGAGCTGCCCCGGGGCAACCTGCAGGTGGAGGACGGGCGGATCGTCGCCGCCGGGGCGGAGCTTCCCGCCGGCGGTGCCCGGGTGCTCGACGCGACGGGGCTGGTCCTGGCCCCGGGGCTGGCGGACCTACACGTCCACTTCCGGGATCCGGGCGAGGAGGCCAAGGAGGACCTGGTCTCCGGGGGGCGGGCCGCGGTGGCCGGCGGCTTCGCCCACGTGGTGACCATGGCCAACACCCGGCCGCCCATCGACGAGGTGCCGCGCCTGAGGGACCTCATCACCCGGTCGGGCGCTTCCCCGGTGCGGATTCACCCTGCCGCCGCGGTCACCCGTGGTCTGGGCGGGGAGAGCCTAACGGAGATGGTGCGCCTGGCCGAGGCGGGCGCCTGCGCCTTCACCGACGACGGCCGGCCGCTTCCCGACGCCCGCATGGCCCGGCTGGCCATGCGCTACAGCACCCTGGCCGGGCGGCCCCTCCTGCTCCACGCCGAGGATCCGTCCCTCTCCGCAGGGGGCGTCATGCGCCTGGGGCTCGCGGCCACCCGGATGGGGTTGAAGGGGATCCCGGCCACCTCCGAGGAGGTGGCGATCGCCCGGGAGATCGCGCTGGCCCGGGAGACCGGCGCCCGCATCCACCTCCAGCACCTGAGCACCGCCCGCGCCGTGGAGCTGGTGCGGCAGGCCAAGGAAGAGGGCCTTCCGGTGACCGCGGAGGTGACCCCCCACCACCTGGCGCTCACCGACGAGGCCGTGGCCCGGTGGGGTGCCTCCGCCAAGATGAACCCGCCTCTGGGGACGGCGGCGGACCGGGAGGCGCTGCGGCAGGCCCTGGCCCAGGGGCTGATCGACTGCATCGCCACCGACCATGCCCCCCACTCCCGGGAGGAGAAGGACCAGGAGCTGGACCTGGCGCCCTTCGGGGTGGTGGGGCTGGAAACCGCCCTGGGCGTGGTGCTGACGGAGCTGGTCCACACCGGGCTCCTGGACCTAGCCCGGGCGCTCCACCTGCTCACCGCCGGCCCGGCCGCGATCCTGGACTTGCCCGCCGGGAGGCTGGACGTGGGCGGCCCCGCCGACCTGGTGCTCATCGACCCCTGGGAGCGCTGGACGGTGGAGCCCGAGCGCTTCGCCAGCAAGGGCCGCCACACCCCCTTCGCCGGAGCGGTCCTCACCGGACGGGCGGTGGCCACCTGGGTGGGCGGGCGCCTGCAGGCCGTGGGGGGGAGGCCGGTGGACGACGAGGCGGAAGGCTGGCGGGCGCTGGAAGCCCACCTGGCCGGGCGGGCCGGAGCGGGAGACCCGGGAGCTCGGCCCGCTGGAGAGACGCCGGAACCGCGGAGCCTGTGGCGCGCCGAGCGCGCCCGGACGCCGGCATGA
- a CDS encoding heme o synthase — MREITAPLAAASVVRPRASGSLRDYLAVTKPRHVIPSTLTAWIGMALALDRPLPAGLVVATLAGTALAVAASHVFNAVLDRDLDALMERTRDRPLPAGRIRVLHALAYATGMAVAALAVVAWGANGLAALLTLGGILFYAGVYTYWLKRRTPWNTLVGGVAGGIPPLIGWAAATGTLSWPAAVLFLIMVVWQPLHFFALSLLVADDYRRAGFPMVVAVQGEQATLNQIAVYSAVLLVLSVLLHLVGVAGATYLAVALVLGAVYVGAALRAVRGGPEQARFWGRWLLRYALVYLTVLLIVAVLDRTV; from the coding sequence ATGAGGGAGATCACCGCACCCTTGGCCGCCGCCTCCGTCGTACGCCCGCGCGCCAGCGGGTCGCTCCGCGACTACCTGGCCGTCACCAAGCCCCGGCACGTGATTCCATCGACCCTCACGGCGTGGATCGGCATGGCCCTGGCTCTGGACAGGCCCCTGCCGGCCGGCCTGGTCGTTGCCACCCTGGCCGGCACCGCGCTGGCCGTGGCCGCGTCTCACGTCTTCAACGCCGTCCTGGACCGGGACCTGGATGCCCTCATGGAGCGGACCCGGGATCGGCCCCTTCCCGCCGGGAGGATCCGGGTGCTGCACGCGCTCGCCTACGCCACAGGGATGGCGGTGGCGGCCCTGGCCGTGGTCGCCTGGGGCGCCAACGGTCTGGCCGCGCTTCTGACCCTGGGTGGAATCCTCTTCTACGCGGGCGTCTACACCTATTGGCTCAAGCGGCGCACGCCCTGGAACACGCTGGTGGGAGGCGTGGCCGGCGGCATCCCGCCCCTGATCGGGTGGGCGGCCGCCACGGGCACCCTTTCCTGGCCGGCGGCGGTCCTCTTCCTCATCATGGTGGTGTGGCAGCCGCTCCACTTCTTCGCGCTGAGCCTGCTGGTGGCCGACGATTACCGGCGGGCCGGCTTCCCCATGGTCGTGGCGGTCCAGGGGGAGCAGGCCACCCTGAACCAGATCGCCGTCTACAGTGCGGTGCTCCTGGTGCTCTCGGTTCTCCTTCACCTGGTGGGTGTCGCGGGGGCCACGTACCTGGCGGTGGCACTGGTTCTGGGCGCGGTCTACGTGGGCGCGGCGCTCCGGGCGGTGCGGGGAGGACCTGAGCAGGCCAGATTCTGGGGGCGCTGGCTGCTGCGATACGCGCTTGTCTACCTCACGGTGCTCTTGATCGTCGCCGTGCTCGACAGGACGGTGTGA
- a CDS encoding aspartate carbamoyltransferase catalytic subunit yields the protein MGEHGPAPGSVRGPRACAPLPRAFPLPAGSRSGGSTMHPDRKDLLGLEPLAPEEIQEILDRARPFLPALQRPTTLPQPLRGRLAVNLFYEPSTRTRNSFELAARRLGAEVINMGAAGSSVQKGESLIDTGRTLDAMGADFIVIRHASSLAPELMARSVAAGVVNAGDGAHEHPTQALLDLLTLQEAFGSVKGLNVVIVGDILHSRVARSDLWGLTKLGARVTLVGPPTLLPAAFEALGARTAHRLDPLLPHADVLYMLRIQRERQQGGLFPSLEEYRELYALDGRRLQMLPRNARILHPGPANLGVEITEEVVGDPRALIHDQVRSGVAVRMAVLEMLAERRGVRAISA from the coding sequence ATGGGCGAACACGGTCCGGCCCCCGGAAGCGTCCGGGGTCCACGTGCCTGCGCTCCCCTGCCGCGGGCTTTTCCTCTGCCCGCCGGGTCCCGGTCAGGAGGGAGCACGATGCATCCGGACCGTAAGGACCTGCTGGGGCTTGAGCCCCTGGCACCCGAGGAGATCCAGGAGATCCTGGATCGCGCACGGCCCTTCCTCCCAGCCCTCCAGCGGCCCACCACCCTCCCGCAGCCGCTGCGGGGTCGCCTGGCGGTCAACCTTTTCTACGAGCCCAGCACCCGCACCCGGAACTCCTTCGAGCTGGCAGCCCGCCGCCTGGGCGCCGAGGTGATCAACATGGGCGCCGCCGGCTCCAGCGTGCAGAAGGGCGAGAGCCTGATCGACACCGGCCGCACCCTGGACGCGATGGGGGCGGACTTCATCGTGATCCGCCACGCCTCGTCGCTGGCGCCCGAGCTGATGGCCCGTTCCGTGGCCGCCGGGGTGGTGAACGCGGGCGACGGCGCGCACGAGCACCCCACCCAGGCCCTCCTGGACCTCCTCACTCTGCAGGAGGCCTTCGGCAGCGTGAAGGGCCTGAACGTGGTGATCGTGGGCGACATCCTCCACTCCCGGGTGGCCCGGTCGGACCTCTGGGGGCTGACCAAGCTGGGGGCGCGGGTCACCCTGGTGGGACCGCCCACCCTGCTTCCCGCCGCCTTCGAGGCCCTGGGCGCCCGCACGGCCCACCGCCTCGACCCGCTCCTGCCGCACGCCGACGTCCTCTACATGCTCCGCATCCAGCGGGAGCGCCAGCAGGGCGGCCTCTTCCCGTCGCTGGAGGAGTACCGGGAGCTCTATGCCCTGGATGGCCGCAGGCTCCAGATGCTTCCACGGAACGCGCGGATCCTTCACCCCGGCCCCGCCAACCTGGGGGTGGAGATCACCGAGGAGGTGGTGGGGGACCCTCGCGCCCTCATCCACGATCAGGTGCGATCGGGTGTGGCCGTGCGCATGGCCGTCCTGGAGATGCTGGCCGAAAGGAGGGGTGTTCGTGCGATTTCAGCTTGA
- a CDS encoding amino acid ABC transporter ATP-binding protein codes for MIRFEDVHKYFGSHHVLKGITESVAPGEVLVVIGPSGSGKSTFLRCINRLEEIQSGRIVVDGQDLYDPKVDLIRLRSEIGMVFQQFNLYPHMTVLQNLTLAPVKVRRMARAEAEATAFDLLKKVGIPEKAHAYPAQLSGGQQQRVAIARGLAMHPKVMLFDEPTSALDPEMIKEVLDVMKDLAREGMTMVVVTHEMGFAREVADRVIFMDEGRVVERGTPEHFFQAPAEERTRAFLEKIL; via the coding sequence ATCATCCGGTTCGAGGACGTGCACAAGTACTTCGGCTCCCATCACGTGCTGAAGGGCATCACCGAATCGGTCGCCCCGGGCGAGGTGCTGGTGGTGATCGGACCCAGCGGCTCGGGCAAGAGCACCTTCCTGCGCTGCATCAACCGGCTGGAGGAGATCCAGTCGGGCCGCATCGTGGTGGACGGCCAGGACCTGTACGACCCGAAGGTGGACCTCATCCGGCTCCGCTCCGAGATCGGCATGGTCTTCCAGCAGTTCAACCTCTACCCGCACATGACCGTTCTTCAGAACCTCACCCTCGCACCCGTGAAGGTCCGCCGCATGGCACGGGCGGAAGCAGAGGCCACGGCCTTCGATCTCCTGAAGAAGGTGGGCATTCCCGAGAAGGCCCACGCATACCCCGCCCAGCTCTCGGGCGGGCAGCAGCAACGGGTGGCCATCGCCCGGGGTCTCGCCATGCACCCCAAGGTGATGCTCTTCGACGAGCCCACCTCGGCCCTGGACCCCGAGATGATCAAGGAAGTGCTGGACGTGATGAAGGACCTGGCCCGGGAGGGGATGACCATGGTGGTGGTCACCCACGAGATGGGCTTCGCCAGGGAGGTGGCGGACCGGGTCATCTTCATGGACGAGGGGCGCGTGGTGGAGCGCGGCACCCCGGAACACTTCTTCCAGGCCCCCGCCGAGGAGCGGACCCGCGCCTTTCTGGAGAAGATCCTCTGA